The following proteins come from a genomic window of Microbacterium sp. SY138:
- a CDS encoding rhamnulokinase family protein — MSVRAVAAVDLGATSGRVMIGRIGEGRLELELVARFPNGPVERDDGLHWDFSALYEHVVAGLTEAVRREPAIESIGIDSWAVDYGLFADGALLAEPFHYRDSRTARGVAEVHDIVPFADLYARDGLQFLPFNTLYQYRVDERIADADVALLIPDLIAFLLTGVSAAERTNASTTGLLGVDDGEWDSDLASRIGIPSRILPPLIDPGAVIGSLRPDLAARIGADLPVIAVGSHDTASAVVAVPMTSPSAAYISCGTWGLVGLELTEPVLTDAAREANFTHELGVDGRYRFLHNVTGLWLLSESVRAWEGEDGASIDLAELLAAAAAVSDGVPLFDANDPSLSAPGDMPARIAALIQADGASAPTSRAAFARSIVESIAAAFAATVRTASALSGREVDVIHLVGGGSLNALLCQATADRSGLPVLAGPVEATALGNVLVQARALGAAAADLEGLRALVAATHPVRRFDPRG, encoded by the coding sequence ATGAGCGTGCGCGCGGTCGCGGCCGTCGATCTCGGGGCGACCAGCGGCCGTGTGATGATCGGGCGGATCGGGGAGGGGAGGCTCGAGCTCGAGCTCGTGGCGCGCTTCCCCAATGGCCCTGTCGAGCGCGACGACGGTCTGCACTGGGACTTCTCGGCCCTGTACGAGCACGTCGTGGCGGGTCTGACTGAGGCGGTACGGCGCGAACCGGCGATCGAGAGCATCGGGATCGATTCCTGGGCCGTCGACTACGGGCTGTTCGCGGACGGCGCTCTTCTCGCCGAGCCGTTCCACTACCGCGATTCCCGCACCGCCCGGGGCGTCGCAGAGGTGCACGACATCGTTCCGTTCGCCGATCTCTACGCCCGCGACGGACTGCAGTTCCTGCCTTTCAACACCCTGTACCAGTACCGGGTCGACGAGCGGATCGCTGACGCCGACGTGGCGCTGCTCATCCCCGACCTGATCGCGTTCCTGCTCACGGGCGTCAGCGCGGCGGAGCGGACGAATGCCTCCACGACGGGGTTGCTCGGAGTGGACGACGGGGAGTGGGACAGCGATCTCGCATCGCGCATCGGCATCCCGTCGCGCATCCTCCCTCCGCTCATCGACCCCGGCGCGGTGATCGGGTCGCTGCGTCCGGATCTCGCCGCCCGGATCGGCGCCGACCTCCCGGTGATCGCGGTCGGTTCGCACGACACCGCCTCGGCAGTGGTCGCCGTGCCGATGACGTCGCCTTCCGCCGCGTACATCTCGTGCGGCACGTGGGGTCTCGTCGGACTGGAGCTGACCGAACCCGTGCTGACGGACGCCGCGCGCGAGGCGAACTTCACCCACGAGCTCGGCGTCGATGGTCGATACCGTTTTCTGCACAACGTCACCGGTCTGTGGCTGCTGAGCGAGAGTGTGCGGGCGTGGGAGGGGGAGGACGGCGCGTCGATCGATCTGGCGGAGCTGCTCGCTGCGGCAGCCGCGGTCTCGGATGGGGTGCCGCTGTTCGATGCGAACGATCCTTCGCTCAGCGCGCCCGGCGACATGCCCGCCCGCATCGCCGCGCTGATCCAGGCGGACGGGGCATCTGCGCCGACGAGCCGTGCGGCGTTCGCGCGCAGCATCGTGGAGAGCATCGCGGCGGCCTTCGCCGCGACCGTGCGGACGGCATCCGCCCTCTCGGGCCGCGAGGTCGACGTGATCCACCTCGTCGGGGGCGGCTCGCTCAACGCGCTCCTCTGCCAGGCCACCGCCGATCGCTCCGGGCTCCCGGTGCTGGCCGGTCCCGTCGAGGCGACCGCTCTCGGCAACGTGCTCGTGCAGGCGCGTGCCCTGGGCGCTGCTGCTGCCGACCTGGAGGGGCTGCGCGCGCTCGTCGCGGCGACACACCCGGTGCGCCGATTCGATCCGCGAGGCTGA
- a CDS encoding bifunctional aldolase/short-chain dehydrogenase, whose translation MTNATAAALIARSNRLGADPKNTNYAGGNTSAKGTETDTVTGQPVELMWVKGSGGDLGTLTESGLAVLRLDRMRALVDVYPGLDREDEMVAAFDYCLHGKGGAAPSIDTAMHGLVDAVHVDHLHPDSGIAIATAADGEALTTKIFGEKVVWVPWRRPGFQLGLDIAEIKKQHPQAIGCILGGHGITAWADTSEEAEANSLWIIDTAAAYIAEHGKADPFGGVRSGFEALPASERRERAAALAGTIRGIASTDKPMVGHFTDADVVLDFLASEQAPALAALGTSCPDHFLRTKVKPLILDLPATASAEEQIARLHELHEQYRTDYQAYYDAHATATSPAIRGADPLIVLIPGVGMFSYGANKQTARVAGEFYVNAINVMRGAEALSTYSPISDAEKFDIEYWALEEAKLQRMPKPKSHQGRIAFVTGAASGIGKAIATRLAAEGACVVVADLDASKAQAAAAELGNTDVAIGIAANVADPQAVQAALNEAVLAFGGVDLVVNNAGLSLSKPLLETTEKDWDLQHDVMAKGSFLVSKAAARVLIDQKLGGDIIYISSKNSVFAGPNNIAYSATKADQAHQVRLLAVELGEYGIRVNGINPDGVVRGSGIFASGWGANRAATYGVAEEDLGQYYANRTILKREVVPENVADAVYVLTGPELSRTTGLHIPVDSGVAAAFLR comes from the coding sequence ATGACCAACGCCACCGCCGCCGCTCTGATCGCCCGGTCGAACCGCCTCGGCGCCGACCCGAAGAACACCAACTACGCCGGAGGAAACACCTCGGCCAAGGGCACCGAGACCGATACCGTCACGGGCCAGCCGGTCGAGCTGATGTGGGTCAAGGGCTCTGGCGGCGACCTCGGCACCCTGACCGAGAGCGGTCTCGCCGTGCTGCGCCTCGACCGCATGCGCGCGCTCGTCGACGTGTACCCCGGACTTGACCGCGAAGACGAGATGGTCGCCGCCTTCGACTACTGCCTGCACGGCAAGGGGGGTGCCGCCCCGTCGATCGACACCGCCATGCACGGCCTGGTCGACGCCGTGCACGTCGACCACCTGCATCCCGATTCGGGCATCGCGATCGCCACCGCGGCAGACGGCGAAGCGCTGACCACGAAGATCTTCGGCGAGAAGGTCGTCTGGGTGCCGTGGCGTCGTCCCGGCTTCCAGCTCGGACTCGACATCGCCGAGATCAAGAAGCAGCACCCTCAGGCGATCGGCTGCATCCTCGGTGGACACGGCATCACCGCGTGGGCCGACACGTCGGAGGAGGCCGAGGCGAACTCTCTCTGGATCATCGACACCGCGGCCGCCTACATCGCCGAGCACGGCAAGGCCGACCCGTTCGGCGGCGTCCGCTCGGGCTTCGAGGCCCTCCCCGCGTCCGAGCGCCGTGAGCGCGCTGCGGCCCTCGCCGGCACCATCCGGGGCATCGCCTCGACCGACAAGCCGATGGTCGGACACTTCACCGACGCCGACGTCGTCCTCGACTTCCTGGCGTCGGAACAGGCGCCCGCCCTCGCCGCGCTCGGCACCAGCTGCCCCGACCACTTCCTGCGCACCAAGGTGAAGCCGCTGATCCTCGACCTGCCGGCCACGGCGTCTGCCGAGGAGCAGATCGCGCGCCTGCACGAGCTGCACGAGCAGTACCGCACCGACTACCAGGCGTACTACGACGCGCACGCGACGGCCACGTCTCCTGCCATCCGCGGCGCCGACCCGCTCATCGTGCTGATCCCCGGTGTCGGCATGTTCTCCTACGGTGCGAACAAGCAGACCGCCCGCGTCGCCGGCGAGTTCTACGTCAACGCGATCAACGTGATGCGCGGCGCCGAGGCCCTGTCGACCTATTCGCCGATCTCCGACGCCGAGAAGTTCGACATCGAGTACTGGGCGCTGGAGGAGGCCAAGCTGCAGCGCATGCCGAAGCCGAAGTCGCACCAGGGCCGTATCGCCTTCGTCACCGGCGCCGCATCCGGCATCGGCAAGGCCATCGCGACCCGCCTCGCGGCCGAGGGCGCCTGTGTCGTCGTCGCCGACCTCGACGCCTCGAAGGCGCAGGCCGCTGCCGCCGAGCTCGGCAACACCGATGTCGCGATCGGCATCGCGGCAAACGTCGCCGACCCCCAGGCCGTGCAGGCCGCCCTGAACGAGGCGGTGCTCGCGTTCGGCGGTGTCGACCTCGTGGTCAACAACGCCGGCCTCTCGCTGTCGAAGCCGCTGCTGGAGACCACCGAGAAGGACTGGGATCTGCAGCACGACGTGATGGCCAAGGGATCGTTCCTCGTGTCCAAGGCCGCCGCCCGCGTGCTCATCGATCAGAAGCTCGGCGGCGACATCATCTATATCTCATCCAAGAACTCGGTCTTCGCCGGCCCCAACAACATCGCCTACTCCGCCACCAAGGCCGACCAGGCGCACCAGGTGCGGCTGCTCGCGGTCGAGCTCGGCGAGTACGGTATCCGTGTGAACGGCATCAACCCCGACGGCGTGGTCCGCGGCTCCGGCATCTTCGCCTCGGGCTGGGGCGCGAACCGTGCCGCGACCTACGGCGTCGCCGAAGAAGACCTCGGTCAGTACTACGCGAACCGCACGATCCTCAAGCGCGAGGTCGTGCCCGAGAACGTCGCGGACGCGGTCTACGTGCTGACCGGTCCCGAGCTCAGCCGCACCACGGGTCTGCACATCCCCGTCGACTCCGGCGTCGCCGCGGCGTTCCTGCGATGA
- a CDS encoding DeoR/GlpR family DNA-binding transcription regulator, giving the protein MALSGNLEAQRRRDELVELANGPQGVMIEAAAELFAVSSMTIRRDLLELEAEGRVRRVRGGATAAPRARPFDARRAIRASAKKAIAEKALRLVPAHGSIALDASSTVNMLASVIGPRAGLTAYTNSFESFQVLHPLDGVTAVISGGTAEPTTGSLVGPIARRSMRSVYFDTFFSSADALDGADGTSEVSVDEAELKQAMAANAGATVVCVDSSKLGRRSVARALERDEISVLITELDPGDERLDAFRDIADIL; this is encoded by the coding sequence ATGGCTCTTTCCGGCAATCTCGAGGCGCAACGACGTCGAGACGAACTCGTCGAACTCGCGAACGGCCCGCAGGGCGTGATGATCGAGGCCGCTGCCGAACTGTTCGCGGTGTCGTCGATGACGATCCGACGCGACCTGCTCGAGCTGGAGGCGGAGGGCCGAGTGCGTCGGGTGCGAGGTGGGGCGACCGCCGCCCCCAGAGCGCGCCCGTTCGATGCGCGCCGGGCCATCAGGGCGAGCGCGAAGAAGGCGATCGCCGAGAAGGCGCTGCGACTCGTCCCGGCTCATGGCAGCATCGCGCTCGACGCGTCGTCGACCGTCAACATGCTCGCCTCGGTGATCGGTCCGCGCGCCGGGCTCACGGCGTACACGAACTCCTTCGAGTCGTTCCAGGTGCTGCATCCGCTCGACGGCGTGACGGCGGTGATCTCCGGTGGCACCGCGGAGCCCACCACGGGCAGTCTCGTCGGCCCGATCGCTCGCCGGAGCATGCGTTCGGTCTACTTCGACACCTTCTTCTCCTCGGCCGACGCGCTCGACGGCGCCGACGGCACGTCCGAGGTCTCGGTGGACGAAGCCGAGCTGAAGCAGGCGATGGCCGCGAACGCCGGCGCCACGGTGGTGTGCGTCGACTCCAGCAAGCTCGGGCGCCGGTCGGTGGCCCGCGCGCTCGAACGCGACGAGATCTCGGTGCTGATCACCGAGCTCGATCCCGGCGACGAGCGGTTGGATGCCTTCCGGGATATCGCCGACATCCTCTGA
- a CDS encoding SDR family oxidoreductase, with the protein MLGNTTEPLLGRIAVVTGGARGLGYAMAEALATAGADIALLDRLDTVADAADTLQSETWRRGIGVSVDVTSDASVAAAFDAVAAQLGVADVLVNSAGITLGTPLLNTTPADWRRVLDVNVTGTFVTSREFARRHVEAARGNPASVVNVSSMSAFAVNIPQTQAVYNTSKAAVSMFTKSAAIEWWPHGIRVNAIAPGYFASDMTRDFVAENPEMADEWVRRIPAGRMGEPEELGDLLVYLASERSSYVIGQSILIDGGYTSV; encoded by the coding sequence ATGCTCGGAAACACCACGGAACCTCTTCTCGGCCGCATCGCCGTCGTCACGGGCGGGGCGCGGGGCCTCGGTTACGCCATGGCCGAGGCACTGGCGACCGCCGGCGCCGATATCGCCCTCCTCGACCGCCTCGACACCGTCGCCGATGCCGCCGACACCCTGCAGTCCGAGACGTGGCGGCGTGGCATCGGCGTCAGCGTCGACGTCACCTCCGACGCCTCCGTCGCGGCTGCCTTCGATGCCGTCGCCGCGCAGTTGGGCGTGGCCGACGTGCTCGTCAACAGCGCGGGCATCACGCTGGGCACGCCCCTCCTCAACACCACGCCAGCGGACTGGCGGCGGGTGCTCGACGTCAACGTCACCGGCACCTTCGTCACGAGCCGTGAGTTCGCGCGTCGGCACGTCGAGGCCGCACGAGGAAACCCGGCCAGCGTGGTCAACGTGTCGTCGATGTCGGCGTTCGCGGTGAACATCCCGCAGACCCAAGCGGTCTACAACACGTCGAAAGCCGCGGTGTCGATGTTCACCAAGAGCGCGGCGATCGAGTGGTGGCCGCACGGCATCCGCGTCAACGCGATCGCCCCGGGATACTTCGCCAGCGACATGACCAGGGACTTCGTGGCGGAGAACCCCGAGATGGCCGACGAGTGGGTGCGGCGCATCCCCGCCGGGCGGATGGGGGAGCCCGAAGAGCTCGGCGACCTCCTGGTCTACCTCGCGAGCGAGCGGTCGAGCTACGTCATCGGGCAGAGCATCCTCATCGACGGTGGTTACACCAGCGTGTGA
- a CDS encoding FGGY-family carbohydrate kinase: MPELPLGSASFRAAAVDLGGSSGRVVSATVDGDRLRIDGVHRFRNRAFTDELGLRWDAQRLYRDAVAGLAALRREGPAFASVGVDAWSGDYGLLAYDGLLDAPFHQRDARTDRSFPLVDAILPAADAFRDTGVTALPIMTIYQLMADREAGRLDTVQRMLLMPDLLAHWLGAEEVAEATNVSSTGLALPRGAGWDAGRIDALGLPARIFPEIVAPGTVTGRVAGGILAPGDATDITAVASHDTASAVIAVPARDEDFAFVSCGTWILTGVEVDRLITSDRAREAGFTNELGLDGTVRFLRIAAGLWIINECMREWGLDGWGARSTAARRELLARADTAPGTRVPIDTGDPRLLRPGQMTARIAELVAEAGGRMPTDRASVVRLVLESLGAFVARQVDEAAALSGVDVRVIHLVGGGSESSILAQAVADRSGRAVVAGPSEATSMGNILVQARAHGAVHGGLGDLRRVVRASTELRRYEPVRR, translated from the coding sequence ATGCCCGAACTGCCCCTCGGCTCGGCGAGCTTCCGAGCTGCCGCCGTCGACCTCGGAGGGTCCAGCGGTCGCGTCGTGAGCGCGACCGTCGACGGGGATCGGCTGCGGATCGACGGGGTGCACCGGTTCCGCAACCGCGCGTTCACGGACGAGCTCGGACTGCGGTGGGATGCCCAGCGGCTGTACCGCGACGCGGTCGCCGGTCTCGCGGCGCTTCGCCGCGAGGGACCCGCCTTCGCCAGTGTCGGCGTGGACGCCTGGTCGGGAGACTACGGGCTGCTCGCCTACGACGGCCTGCTCGATGCTCCCTTCCACCAGCGCGATGCCCGCACCGACCGCAGCTTCCCCCTCGTCGACGCGATCCTCCCCGCCGCCGATGCCTTTCGAGACACCGGGGTCACCGCCCTCCCGATCATGACGATCTACCAGCTGATGGCCGACCGGGAGGCCGGGCGTCTCGACACCGTGCAGCGGATGCTGCTGATGCCCGATCTGCTCGCGCACTGGCTCGGCGCCGAAGAGGTCGCCGAGGCGACGAACGTCTCCAGCACCGGCCTCGCCCTCCCCCGCGGTGCCGGCTGGGATGCCGGCCGGATCGACGCGCTGGGCCTGCCGGCGCGGATCTTCCCCGAGATCGTCGCGCCCGGCACCGTGACCGGGCGTGTGGCTGGCGGCATCCTGGCGCCCGGGGATGCCACCGACATCACCGCCGTCGCCTCGCACGACACCGCCAGCGCCGTGATCGCCGTCCCCGCGCGCGACGAGGACTTCGCCTTCGTGTCGTGCGGCACGTGGATCCTCACGGGTGTCGAGGTCGATCGCCTCATCACGAGCGACCGGGCCCGCGAGGCGGGTTTCACGAACGAGCTCGGCCTCGACGGCACCGTGCGGTTCCTCCGGATCGCCGCCGGGCTCTGGATCATCAACGAGTGCATGCGGGAATGGGGGCTCGACGGCTGGGGAGCACGCAGCACCGCCGCCCGTCGCGAGCTGCTGGCCCGTGCCGACACCGCCCCGGGCACCCGGGTGCCGATCGACACCGGAGACCCTCGCCTGCTGCGCCCCGGGCAGATGACCGCGCGCATCGCGGAACTCGTCGCGGAGGCCGGCGGACGCATGCCCACCGACCGCGCCTCCGTGGTGCGGCTGGTGCTGGAGAGTCTCGGGGCGTTCGTGGCCCGACAGGTCGACGAAGCAGCGGCGCTCTCGGGTGTGGACGTGCGGGTGATCCACCTGGTCGGCGGCGGCTCCGAGTCGTCGATCCTGGCGCAGGCCGTCGCCGACCGCTCGGGGCGCGCCGTGGTCGCGGGGCCGTCGGAGGCCACGTCGATGGGCAACATCCTGGTGCAGGCCCGCGCGCACGGCGCGGTGCACGGAGGTCTCGGCGATCTGCGCCGCGTGGTGCGCGCCTCCACCGAGCTGCGGCGCTACGAGCCCGTCCGCCGCTGA
- a CDS encoding sugar-binding domain-containing protein has product MGPDELVRISHVARRHYLDGRTKIEIADELGLSRFKIARMLEDALEQGLVKITIEAPDSLDLDLSMQLRARFGLTRALAVITPGTTPDLIQDRLGRAAADLLSEIVTEGDVLGLTAGRTLTAMAGHLRTLATCEVVQLAGVAAPTPENGVEVIRQVSRISGGRSRAIFAPLLVETAATASALRREPGIMETFRRFDSVTKAVVAIGSWSPPDSQLYDNAGRAGALDELLAAGVKAEICATLIDENGAVVGSVAERSLAVSTEQLRRIPEVIAVAGGPSKTGAVAAALRSGIVDSLVTDAALARRLLETSA; this is encoded by the coding sequence ATGGGACCCGATGAACTGGTGCGGATCTCGCACGTCGCGCGCCGGCACTACCTGGACGGGCGGACGAAGATCGAGATCGCCGACGAACTCGGCCTTTCCCGTTTCAAGATCGCGCGGATGCTGGAGGATGCGCTCGAGCAGGGGCTGGTGAAGATCACGATCGAGGCACCGGACTCCCTCGATCTCGACCTGTCCATGCAGCTGCGCGCCCGCTTCGGGCTGACGCGCGCTCTCGCGGTGATCACTCCCGGCACCACGCCCGACCTCATTCAGGATCGGCTCGGGCGCGCAGCTGCCGACCTGCTCAGCGAGATCGTCACCGAGGGCGACGTGCTGGGGCTCACGGCCGGACGCACCCTGACCGCGATGGCCGGACACCTGCGCACCTTGGCGACGTGCGAGGTGGTGCAGCTCGCCGGCGTCGCCGCCCCCACGCCCGAGAACGGCGTCGAGGTGATCCGCCAGGTGAGCCGCATCTCGGGGGGACGCTCCCGCGCGATCTTCGCCCCGTTGCTGGTCGAGACCGCCGCCACCGCCTCGGCCCTGCGTCGCGAGCCCGGCATCATGGAGACCTTCCGCCGCTTCGACTCGGTGACCAAGGCCGTCGTCGCGATCGGTTCCTGGAGCCCGCCCGACTCGCAGCTGTACGACAATGCCGGGCGCGCGGGCGCGCTCGACGAGCTGCTCGCGGCGGGGGTGAAGGCCGAGATCTGCGCGACGCTCATCGACGAGAACGGTGCCGTCGTGGGGTCGGTGGCCGAGCGGTCTCTCGCGGTATCCACCGAGCAGCTGCGCCGCATCCCCGAGGTGATCGCCGTCGCGGGAGGCCCCTCGAAGACGGGTGCCGTCGCCGCCGCCCTGCGGTCAGGGATCGTCGATTCCCTGGTGACCGATGCCGCTCTCGCCCGGCGCCTGCTCGAGACCTCGGCCTGA
- a CDS encoding NAD(P)-dependent alcohol dehydrogenase, whose protein sequence is MKRTELPTTMRASVLVRAGELTVETRPVPIPSADQVIVRVNAVGICGSDVHYFHEGRIGDFVVEEPLVLGHEAGGTIVAVGADIDDARVGERVSIEPQHPCRVCEFCRSGRYNLCPRIEFYATPPIDGAFAEYVAIQGDFAYTVPDSVSDDAAALMEPLSVAIAAVQKAGVRPGSRVLITGAGPIGIVTAQTARAFGATEIVISDPMAERREVALRFGATAAVDPAAGPLGSGYDAFVDASGSPVAVKQGISALKPGGIAVLVGMGADEIALPVSTIQNRELIVTGIFRYANTWPTAIELVASGAVDLDALVTGSFGLAEVREALDSASHPSTLKSIVRPDREHARES, encoded by the coding sequence ATGAAGCGCACTGAACTGCCCACGACCATGCGTGCGAGCGTGCTGGTGCGCGCCGGCGAGCTCACGGTGGAGACCCGCCCCGTGCCGATCCCGTCCGCCGATCAGGTGATCGTGCGGGTGAACGCGGTCGGCATCTGCGGCTCCGACGTCCACTACTTCCACGAGGGGCGCATCGGCGACTTCGTCGTGGAGGAGCCGCTCGTCCTCGGCCACGAAGCCGGCGGCACGATCGTCGCGGTCGGGGCCGACATCGACGACGCCCGCGTCGGCGAGCGCGTCTCGATCGAACCGCAGCACCCCTGCCGGGTGTGCGAGTTCTGCCGCAGCGGGCGCTACAACCTCTGCCCACGGATCGAGTTCTACGCCACCCCGCCGATCGACGGCGCCTTCGCGGAGTACGTCGCGATCCAGGGCGACTTCGCCTACACCGTTCCCGATTCCGTGAGCGACGACGCCGCAGCGCTCATGGAGCCGCTGTCCGTCGCCATCGCGGCCGTGCAGAAGGCCGGTGTGCGACCCGGGAGCCGCGTGCTCATCACCGGGGCGGGGCCCATCGGCATCGTCACCGCGCAGACCGCACGCGCATTCGGTGCCACCGAGATCGTGATCAGCGACCCGATGGCCGAGCGTCGCGAGGTCGCCCTCCGGTTCGGCGCGACCGCCGCCGTCGACCCGGCGGCCGGACCGCTCGGCTCGGGATACGACGCCTTCGTCGACGCCTCGGGATCCCCCGTCGCCGTGAAGCAGGGCATCTCGGCATTGAAGCCCGGCGGCATCGCCGTGCTCGTCGGCATGGGCGCCGACGAGATCGCCCTCCCCGTCTCCACGATCCAGAACCGCGAGCTGATCGTCACCGGCATCTTCCGCTACGCGAACACCTGGCCCACGGCGATCGAGCTGGTCGCGTCCGGCGCCGTCGACCTCGATGCGCTGGTCACCGGGTCGTTCGGCCTCGCCGAGGTGCGCGAGGCTCTCGATTCCGCCTCGCACCCCTCGACCCTCAAGAGCATCGTGCGTCCTGACCGCGAGCACGCGAGGGAATCATGA
- a CDS encoding sugar ABC transporter ATP-binding protein produces MTDLERTGNITLDEQPDMLACVDIRKAFGGVPVLKGVGLHLVPGTVTALAGENGAGKSTLMKIASGQMKADAGRVLVRGEELTAGSARDAHQRGIAIVPQELASILDTTVYENIFVGRELRNRFGLVDRRRMAREARQMLAEFGVDIDPGARMGSLPVGLRQIVEIVKATSTGARVLLLDEPTSAIAEREVARLIESMRMLRDRGVAILFTTHKMEEIRAIADRVVVLRDGGLVADAPLSELSDDDIVTAMIGRELEDLFPDLPPASDDIALSVRGLEYTPAPQPVDLQVRRGEIVGLAGLVGAGRTELIEALFGVRSATAGEIAVGGARVRRGRPADAITAGMALVPEDRKGAGAVLSMDILANATLPRMNQFSVAGWLKGRSRVDAVSEVMSSVRLRSRGLGQLMETLSGGNQQKVVLARWLTGEVKVLLLDEPTRGVDIGARSEIYRIITDLAASGMAVVMASSDMPEILALSHRALVLKDGGVVAELDRTALQQPDVQDRIFRLASGLDISDAPSAKDDQ; encoded by the coding sequence ATGACCGACCTCGAGCGCACGGGGAACATCACCCTCGACGAGCAGCCCGACATGCTCGCGTGCGTCGACATCCGCAAGGCGTTCGGCGGAGTGCCCGTGCTCAAGGGCGTGGGGCTGCACCTCGTGCCGGGCACCGTGACGGCGCTCGCTGGCGAGAACGGTGCCGGCAAGTCGACGCTCATGAAGATCGCCTCGGGCCAGATGAAGGCCGATGCCGGTCGTGTGCTCGTGCGCGGCGAGGAGCTCACCGCGGGATCCGCGCGCGACGCCCACCAGCGCGGCATCGCCATCGTGCCGCAGGAACTGGCCTCGATCCTCGACACCACGGTGTACGAGAACATCTTCGTGGGGCGGGAGCTGCGCAACCGGTTCGGGCTGGTCGACCGCCGCCGCATGGCCAGGGAGGCCCGGCAGATGCTCGCCGAGTTCGGCGTCGACATCGATCCCGGAGCCCGGATGGGATCGCTGCCGGTGGGACTGCGGCAGATCGTCGAGATCGTCAAGGCGACCAGCACCGGCGCGCGGGTGCTGCTGCTGGACGAACCGACCAGCGCGATCGCCGAGCGCGAGGTCGCCCGCCTGATCGAGAGCATGCGCATGCTGCGCGACCGCGGCGTCGCGATCCTCTTCACGACGCACAAGATGGAGGAGATCCGCGCGATCGCCGACCGGGTCGTGGTGCTCCGCGACGGCGGCCTCGTCGCGGATGCACCGCTCTCAGAACTCAGCGACGACGACATCGTGACCGCGATGATCGGCCGCGAGCTCGAAGACCTGTTCCCCGACCTGCCGCCGGCTTCCGACGACATCGCCCTCTCGGTGCGCGGGCTCGAGTACACACCGGCCCCGCAGCCGGTTGACCTGCAGGTGCGCCGCGGTGAGATCGTGGGGCTCGCGGGGCTCGTCGGCGCCGGACGCACCGAGCTGATCGAGGCGCTGTTCGGCGTGCGCTCCGCGACTGCGGGTGAGATCGCCGTCGGAGGCGCTCGCGTGCGTCGCGGACGCCCCGCCGACGCGATCACCGCCGGCATGGCCTTGGTCCCTGAGGACCGCAAGGGCGCGGGAGCCGTGCTCAGCATGGACATCCTCGCCAACGCGACCCTGCCGCGCATGAACCAGTTCTCGGTCGCCGGATGGCTCAAGGGCCGCAGCCGCGTGGACGCCGTCTCCGAGGTGATGAGCTCCGTGCGCCTGCGCAGCCGTGGTCTCGGGCAGCTGATGGAGACGCTCTCGGGCGGCAACCAGCAGAAGGTGGTGCTCGCGCGCTGGCTCACCGGCGAGGTGAAGGTGCTGCTGCTCGACGAACCCACCCGCGGCGTCGACATCGGCGCCCGCAGCGAGATCTACCGCATCATCACCGACCTCGCCGCCTCGGGCATGGCCGTGGTGATGGCGTCGAGCGACATGCCGGAGATCCTCGCCCTGTCGCACCGCGCTCTCGTGCTCAAGGACGGCGGCGTGGTGGCGGAGCTCGACCGCACCGCCCTCCAGCAACCCGACGTGCAGGACCGCATCTTCCGACTCGCGAGCGGACTCGACATCTCCGACGCACCTTCCGCAAAGGACGACCAATGA